A window of Zingiber officinale cultivar Zhangliang chromosome 5A, Zo_v1.1, whole genome shotgun sequence contains these coding sequences:
- the LOC121982250 gene encoding sec1 family domain-containing protein MIP3-like isoform X1 has product MASADLIRSCRDSILQISDKLADSILYLDAGCLEAFQFIGAFKVLLELGVHSICSLENASPLDAIVSWNSMFVGPAKKVVIITSRLLSDAHRYILRCLGTHRTVLQCIIYTSISEIAHSVHVDSPLGSDAFHEYETLLVQDYEELLKKSEKKRLQQERDSEKLTGSIYEKNLASEDDGCRKLPSCENDRTVYGDNSIDFTGRVEFSTKLFVSVDHFPMIFCPLSPRVFILPSEGTVAEACLSTNYENSISPGLPSLLAGSSSDGDDVPPGATLTANFLYHLLEKMDLKMEIFSLGDTSKIVGKMMMDMSSLYDVGRRNKRSAGLLLIDRTIDLLTPCCHGDSFLDRLLSSLPRRERILSSLPALSSQAPKIDAHIKVQRAPLDIRVPFGTLFSKNESVLNLSEGMTAFASGWSSGAIESKSDDLTDKFTTDAVQHEVDLLGGSFLSNNSGTNYLETLLDRRAKDGAILVKKWLLETLRHEKLNLSLKGRSGSFSASELHTLLEKFAQNQMSLIRNKGIIQLAFAAEIVLGEPHSSHWEAFVNAEKILAVTSQDTSQSLSSQIRDFINTSILLRSNEQDKRIGTSHNVLSFQDALLLSMIGYILAGESFPTSASTGPFSWEEEHSLKEAVVDAVMENPSSAKLYFLHGLSNEFAAKLDKEKDDFSKSSDLDDFDDQWGNWDDEDTDNQNAQAYDDMQLKLELRDRVDQLFKFFNKLSSLRQRNSTLREGLAAYSRYGSDMETQKSLLYKLLTTLLAKYDVPGLVYHSSAVGRFLKSGFGRFGLGQAKPSFGDQSVLFIFVVGGMNSLEVREAMEAIAEYGRSGIELIVGGTTLLTPNDMFDLLLGSSSYF; this is encoded by the exons ATGGCCTCCGCCGATCTCATCAGATCTTGCAGAGACTCCATTCTCCAG ATTTCAGATAAGCTTGCAGATTCCATTCTTTATCTTGATGCGGGTTGTTTGGAAGCCTTCCAGTTCATTGGAGCATTCAAAGTTCTATTGGAGCTTGGAGTGCACAGTATTTGCAGCTTGGAAAATGCATCTCCACTTGATGCT ATTGTGAGCTGGAACTCAATGTTTGTGGGTCCTGCAAAGAAGGTTGTAATTATTACCTCAAGACTCCTAAGTGATGCGCACCGATATATATTACGTTGCTTGGGCACCCATCGAACTGTTCTCCAATGTATTATTTATACTTCAATCTCAGAG ATTGCTCATTCAGTACATGTTGATTCACCCCTTGGATCTGATGCCTTTCATGAATATGAAACATTGCTTGTTCAAGACTATGAAGAACTCTTGAAAAAGTCTGAAAAGAAAAGGCTCCAACAAGAGAGGGACTCAGAAAAGCTAACAGGATCTATTTATGAGAAAAATCTAGCTTCTGAAGATGATGGTTGCAGGAAGCTTCCTTCCTGTGAAAATGATCGAACTGTATATGGTGATAATTCAATCGATTTTACAGGAAGAGTAGAATTCTCTACAAAGTTGTTTGTCTCTGTTGATCACTTCCCAATGATCTTTTGTCCTCTCTCCCCACGAGTCTTCATTTTGCCTTCGGAAGGAACAGTTGCAGAAGCATGCTTGTCAACTAACTATGAAAATTCTATTAGTCCTGGACTTCCCTCTCTTTTGGCTGGATCATCTTCTGATGGTGATGATGTTCCTCCTGGTGCAACACTCACGGCTAATTTCCTCTATCATCTTCTAGAAAAG ATGGATTTGAAGATGGAAATATTTTCTTTAGGAGATACATCAAAGATAGTTGGCAAGATGATGATGGACATGTCAAGTTTATATGATGTTGGAAGGCGTAATAAAAGATCAGCTGGTTTGCTGCTTATTGACCGCACCATTGATCTTCTTACACCTTGCTGCCATGGTGACTCTTTTCTTGATCGATTGTTATCCTCCTTGCCACGTAGAGAGAGAATCTTGTCTTCTTTACCTGCATTGTCATCACAAGCACCAAAAATAGATGCCCATATCAAAGTTCAACGTGCACCACTCGATATAAGGGTTCCATTTGGAACTCTTTTTAGCAAAAATGAATCTGTATTGAACCTTTCCGAAGGAATGACTGCTTTTGCATCTGGTTGGAGCTCTGGTGCAATTGAGTCAAAGTCTGATGATCTCACTGACAAATTTACCACTGATGCTGTACAGCATGAAGTTGATTTGCTAGGTGGATCATTTTTATCTAATAATTCAGGAACAAACTATCTTGAAACCTTGCTTGATAGAAGAGCTAAAGATGGGGCAATTTTAGTTAAGAAATGGCTTTTGGAAACTCTGCGGCATGAGAAGTTAAACCTTTCCCTGAAAGGTCGATCTGGATCCTTCTCTGCTTCAGAGCTTCATACTTTGCTTGAAAAATTCGCTCAAAATCAGATGTCTTTAATTCGAAATAAGGGCATCATTCAATTAGCATTTGCAGCTGAAATAGTCCTAGGCGAGCCTCATAGTTCTCACTGGGAAGCATTTGTCAATGCTGAGAAGATACTGGCTGTAACTTCTCAAGACACCAGTCAAAGCCTTTCAAGCCAAATCCGTGATTTCATCAATACGAGTATCTTATTAAGATCTAATGAACAGGATAAAAGGATTGGAACATCACATAATGTTCTCTCTTTTCAAGATGCATTGCTTCTGTCAATGATAGGGTATATTCTTGCTGGGGAAAGCTTTCCAACAAGCGCATCTACTGGACCTTTTTCATGGGAAGAAGAACATTCCCTGAAAGAAGCTGTAGTGGATGCAGTTATGGAAAATCCATCTTCTGCAAAGCTTTATTTCCTACATGGATTATCTAATGAATTTGCTGCCAAGTTGGACAAGGAGAAGGATGATTTTTCCAAGTCATCAGACCTAGATGACTTTGATGATCAATGGGGTAATTGGGATGATGAAGATACAGATAATCAAAATGCACAAGCATATGATGACATGCAGCTTAAATTAGAGTTACGAGATAGAGTAGATCAACTCTTTAAATTCTTTAACAAATTGTCTAGTTTGAGGCAAAGAAACTCAACTCTCCGAGAAGGGTTGGCTGCTTATAGTAGATATGGAAGTGACATGGAAACTCAGAAGAGCTTACTTTATAAGCTTCTAACCACTTTATTAGCAAAGTATGATGTTCCTGGACTTGTGTACCATTCATCAGCAGTAGGACGGTTTTTGAAGAGCGGATTTGGTAGGTTTGGGCTTGGACAG gCTAAACCAAGTTTTGGAGATCAAAGTGTTCTTTTCATTTTTGTCGTGGGGGGCATGAATAGTCTTGAG GTTCGGGAGGCTATGGAAGCAATTGCAGAATACGGTAGATCTGGCATAGAATTGATTGTTGGTGGAACAACTTTGCTGACACCCAATGACATGTTTGATTTGCTCTTGGGCTCATCCAGCTACTTTTGA
- the LOC121982250 gene encoding sec1 family domain-containing protein MIP3-like isoform X2 produces MFVGPAKKVVIITSRLLSDAHRYILRCLGTHRTVLQCIIYTSISEIAHSVHVDSPLGSDAFHEYETLLVQDYEELLKKSEKKRLQQERDSEKLTGSIYEKNLASEDDGCRKLPSCENDRTVYGDNSIDFTGRVEFSTKLFVSVDHFPMIFCPLSPRVFILPSEGTVAEACLSTNYENSISPGLPSLLAGSSSDGDDVPPGATLTANFLYHLLEKMDLKMEIFSLGDTSKIVGKMMMDMSSLYDVGRRNKRSAGLLLIDRTIDLLTPCCHGDSFLDRLLSSLPRRERILSSLPALSSQAPKIDAHIKVQRAPLDIRVPFGTLFSKNESVLNLSEGMTAFASGWSSGAIESKSDDLTDKFTTDAVQHEVDLLGGSFLSNNSGTNYLETLLDRRAKDGAILVKKWLLETLRHEKLNLSLKGRSGSFSASELHTLLEKFAQNQMSLIRNKGIIQLAFAAEIVLGEPHSSHWEAFVNAEKILAVTSQDTSQSLSSQIRDFINTSILLRSNEQDKRIGTSHNVLSFQDALLLSMIGYILAGESFPTSASTGPFSWEEEHSLKEAVVDAVMENPSSAKLYFLHGLSNEFAAKLDKEKDDFSKSSDLDDFDDQWGNWDDEDTDNQNAQAYDDMQLKLELRDRVDQLFKFFNKLSSLRQRNSTLREGLAAYSRYGSDMETQKSLLYKLLTTLLAKYDVPGLVYHSSAVGRFLKSGFGRFGLGQAKPSFGDQSVLFIFVVGGMNSLEVREAMEAIAEYGRSGIELIVGGTTLLTPNDMFDLLLGSSSYF; encoded by the exons ATGTTTGTGGGTCCTGCAAAGAAGGTTGTAATTATTACCTCAAGACTCCTAAGTGATGCGCACCGATATATATTACGTTGCTTGGGCACCCATCGAACTGTTCTCCAATGTATTATTTATACTTCAATCTCAGAG ATTGCTCATTCAGTACATGTTGATTCACCCCTTGGATCTGATGCCTTTCATGAATATGAAACATTGCTTGTTCAAGACTATGAAGAACTCTTGAAAAAGTCTGAAAAGAAAAGGCTCCAACAAGAGAGGGACTCAGAAAAGCTAACAGGATCTATTTATGAGAAAAATCTAGCTTCTGAAGATGATGGTTGCAGGAAGCTTCCTTCCTGTGAAAATGATCGAACTGTATATGGTGATAATTCAATCGATTTTACAGGAAGAGTAGAATTCTCTACAAAGTTGTTTGTCTCTGTTGATCACTTCCCAATGATCTTTTGTCCTCTCTCCCCACGAGTCTTCATTTTGCCTTCGGAAGGAACAGTTGCAGAAGCATGCTTGTCAACTAACTATGAAAATTCTATTAGTCCTGGACTTCCCTCTCTTTTGGCTGGATCATCTTCTGATGGTGATGATGTTCCTCCTGGTGCAACACTCACGGCTAATTTCCTCTATCATCTTCTAGAAAAG ATGGATTTGAAGATGGAAATATTTTCTTTAGGAGATACATCAAAGATAGTTGGCAAGATGATGATGGACATGTCAAGTTTATATGATGTTGGAAGGCGTAATAAAAGATCAGCTGGTTTGCTGCTTATTGACCGCACCATTGATCTTCTTACACCTTGCTGCCATGGTGACTCTTTTCTTGATCGATTGTTATCCTCCTTGCCACGTAGAGAGAGAATCTTGTCTTCTTTACCTGCATTGTCATCACAAGCACCAAAAATAGATGCCCATATCAAAGTTCAACGTGCACCACTCGATATAAGGGTTCCATTTGGAACTCTTTTTAGCAAAAATGAATCTGTATTGAACCTTTCCGAAGGAATGACTGCTTTTGCATCTGGTTGGAGCTCTGGTGCAATTGAGTCAAAGTCTGATGATCTCACTGACAAATTTACCACTGATGCTGTACAGCATGAAGTTGATTTGCTAGGTGGATCATTTTTATCTAATAATTCAGGAACAAACTATCTTGAAACCTTGCTTGATAGAAGAGCTAAAGATGGGGCAATTTTAGTTAAGAAATGGCTTTTGGAAACTCTGCGGCATGAGAAGTTAAACCTTTCCCTGAAAGGTCGATCTGGATCCTTCTCTGCTTCAGAGCTTCATACTTTGCTTGAAAAATTCGCTCAAAATCAGATGTCTTTAATTCGAAATAAGGGCATCATTCAATTAGCATTTGCAGCTGAAATAGTCCTAGGCGAGCCTCATAGTTCTCACTGGGAAGCATTTGTCAATGCTGAGAAGATACTGGCTGTAACTTCTCAAGACACCAGTCAAAGCCTTTCAAGCCAAATCCGTGATTTCATCAATACGAGTATCTTATTAAGATCTAATGAACAGGATAAAAGGATTGGAACATCACATAATGTTCTCTCTTTTCAAGATGCATTGCTTCTGTCAATGATAGGGTATATTCTTGCTGGGGAAAGCTTTCCAACAAGCGCATCTACTGGACCTTTTTCATGGGAAGAAGAACATTCCCTGAAAGAAGCTGTAGTGGATGCAGTTATGGAAAATCCATCTTCTGCAAAGCTTTATTTCCTACATGGATTATCTAATGAATTTGCTGCCAAGTTGGACAAGGAGAAGGATGATTTTTCCAAGTCATCAGACCTAGATGACTTTGATGATCAATGGGGTAATTGGGATGATGAAGATACAGATAATCAAAATGCACAAGCATATGATGACATGCAGCTTAAATTAGAGTTACGAGATAGAGTAGATCAACTCTTTAAATTCTTTAACAAATTGTCTAGTTTGAGGCAAAGAAACTCAACTCTCCGAGAAGGGTTGGCTGCTTATAGTAGATATGGAAGTGACATGGAAACTCAGAAGAGCTTACTTTATAAGCTTCTAACCACTTTATTAGCAAAGTATGATGTTCCTGGACTTGTGTACCATTCATCAGCAGTAGGACGGTTTTTGAAGAGCGGATTTGGTAGGTTTGGGCTTGGACAG gCTAAACCAAGTTTTGGAGATCAAAGTGTTCTTTTCATTTTTGTCGTGGGGGGCATGAATAGTCTTGAG GTTCGGGAGGCTATGGAAGCAATTGCAGAATACGGTAGATCTGGCATAGAATTGATTGTTGGTGGAACAACTTTGCTGACACCCAATGACATGTTTGATTTGCTCTTGGGCTCATCCAGCTACTTTTGA